In Rhinolophus sinicus isolate RSC01 linkage group LG01, ASM3656204v1, whole genome shotgun sequence, the genomic stretch TTGTGGCAAATCTGACAATTTGGTGAGATTGGTAAAAACAATTCTAATTACTAAAATGTGGTCCAAAAAGAAAAGGtgttctagaaactggaaaacgTGCAATATGAAATGCTAAAATTTTgcttatattcattatatatgcACTGGTATTTTTAAACCCTGGcatacaaacataaaaaagcCCTATTTCCACAAATTGAGACAAGTCCTACATTGACACTAAATAATatgttcaaaaatgttttgataaGAATGTTCATATTCATTGACAACATTCAAGAACATGagttttttaagtttttgctcAATTGATAAACTTGGTAAATTCAACAAATTAGTAATTTAGCAAACTGATCTTAAGGACGACTGGCTTTCAGCAAATTAGCTGCTCGTATCACCAGTCATGGTGTTTGCAAACCTGAAAACGCCAGCTGAACCTACTATCACTTTTATAAGATTTACTGAAATACCACTGTGTATGTGATAAAGGAGAATAGCATTTCTATTAAAAGTCAGTTGAAGGCTTTGAAAAGTCAACAAAGAAAAGTTGCTTAAAAATTGCAATCAATTAGGTGCAGGTGAGACACTAAAAGACTATAGGTGAAATCagtttaaaaattccaaaaggaTTCTACCTTCGGATTGCTTCTCAAGTGCTTTGACGTTCACAGGCAGGAAAGGAACTGAAGCTGGAAGGCAGAGAACCACTGAGCTGACCCACAGGGAGACGCATCTGACGAAGTGAATGGATATACCATGTATGATACGCAGTAGTTCAAGATACAATGTGTAAAGTGAGTGGGTGTATTTTTGGGGACTCCtgctttaaattactttttagatGGACTGAATGATGGGTGCAGACTTTATTGTGTGCCAGAATGGCATGGAGGCTGTgcgtcatgcagggtggcctgcggggtctctggtcccgctccccatgtaagaacacaggatatgctgaggccaaaaaggaacactcacggagcctagataggggagtcacaccactatagtctcgctggcggctggattggagacacaggaagcaggagccacactatccacaacctgctgcccacttgtctctgccaaccaacctcacttgctaactgcaatctccctctgcaatccgctcttgctagctcagccaccatcttcttgctagcccccatttgctgctagcatagccacggcagttatattagtggccaatggctcactggttacagctgacagccaactagccacagctgatggcaatctagtcacagttgatggccatttactacctgagccagcacctttccacgtgaggccgagagcccggaaactgcactcctggctctgtccccccagTGTGGTAAAACACAGCTTCCTGGGTCCTACCCCCTGAGTTTCTGCTTCAGCAGGTACAGGGGGGATGGGCCCGAGCATTCCTACCGAGGTCCCAGAGGTTGCTGAAaggtggaccacactttgagaaccactgggctctGGTGTGATGGGTAGGCAAATACAGAAAGAGGATGCTAGAGGGACAAAGCAGGAGGGACCTTAAATGACAGGTTAGAGACCGAAGCAGCAAGATATTTTTAAGCAAGGTGGTACAGTTGGATGTGTGCTTTCAAGACTTTTTGCCACCGTAAGACCCCATTTTATATCATGACCCAATACCAACATGACTCAAAAAATTTCCAGGAAAAGCTCGTGCTCCTACATGCATGTACCCTAAGGTATTTTCTCTACCgtatcactgaaaaataaaacactggtCATGACCCACAAAATTAATTCCACAACCCACTAATGGATCACAACTTGCTAATAAGTCAGAACCAACATTGAGAAACGCACTCCTTCAGAAAGCATATTCTGGCTGGTTAGGAAGATGGAAGGCTCGcgcccctccagaagctggaGCAGGTCCCGACAGGGTGGTCCAAAGTAAATGCAGCAATCAAGGTGGAGAGAATGGATTTGATACACGTAGGGAGACTGTAGGGAGACTTGTTACCAATTCATTAGCTCAACCATGTGAAGGAACGTGCCGCATCAGCTAGGCCATGGAACAGAAAACCCACCTCAAACATCCCCCAACAATAAAGGGTGATTTGTCGTCTCAGGAAACCAAACAGGCCAGGATAGGAGGGTCTTCAGGTTTGGTTTTATTCCGTGGCCCAACAATGTCATCAAAGACCCAGTTCCTCTCATCTCTGCTTTCCCCCAAGGCTGCCTTCCCCTTGTGGTCACAAGGAAAGAACCGAGACTTCCaagctcctctcccctccttggTTCATGGGAGCCCAAGTAGCAATCATGGGGGAACAGCTTTACTGATTGGCTGGAGGTAATCAGGGCCCACATCTGGAGCTGGGGGACAGGGACATCTCCTAGTTGGATGGCTCCCATGAACTCAGGAAAATGGGAACTCCATTCCCTCTCCACCCCAGGAAAGTCTGAGTCTGTCTGTCCTTaggacagaggaagaaggaaatggatGCTAGGAGGCCCTCTGTAGGTGATGTCTGGACCTGCAGCCAGTGAACACCTGGCTACAGACCCATATTTGAGTCTTTAGGTCAGGAGGGAGCCCCAGGTTGCAATAAAGATCTGACCCTTACCAATGCTTGGTGGCTGCAGCTGGAAGGAGAAAATCAAGACAGCCCAGCAAGATTGTACAGGTTCACTGTCAGATCTATGTTACTAGGTTGTGGGGGTGGGTCGGTACTGGAGAATAATTTCTGGTGGAATGGATTGCAAATCTTAAGTAAACAATGGAGCTgcagcagaaaaaaattttactattagaataaaattgaaattgcAATAACTAAATATATGCAAGGCTGCAAGTTACTTTTCAATGAAACCACTCCCTGAAAGACACTGGATATCAGAAACATCTATTGAAGAGGTCTTCTTATTGAATCTTATTGAAGAGGCAACTGTGTGGAcattgatattaattttttttaagttacagtgATGACCCGAAAGttaataactagaaaaataaaaacaacaaaaatactggtctaggaagaaatgaagaaaagttcATGGTAAACGGCTTTATGTGGACCATGTTTTACaataaaaggggaaaatgcaGCAATTTCAAAGTGCAGTTTATTAGGAAGCAGATGACCAAGAGGAATAAACATAAAGCTGTACTACAGGGCACCTCAGCCTGTTACAGCAGTGGTGACTAAGAACACACGAAACCAGCCGGTTTATCAGCAAGACGATGACGATGCTGATCGGTGTCCGGATGGGAATTCGTGACAAGGGCCCCCTGCTCCTCTACACGGCAGCCCCAGCTTGAGAAGAAGCCCACCTTCCCGAGCCCTGCTGGAGCCCTACTGGTCGGCAGAGCCGGACGGGCTGCCAGGCAGGTGTCCACGTCAGTGAAACCCCCAGGACTTGCAGGGACCCACACTTGCAGCTCTGGAAGCTCCGCCCCGCAGGTCGGCTGCCAGGCTCCGCCCACCTGGCTACCGCCAATCCGACTCCCCCGAGGGCCAGGAGCCCAGCCAATGGCTGCCCTCTCTATCCGTAGCCAATCAGAGGAGGGGCCACTATCGGCCGGACGCGGCCCGCCAGGGGCAGCCCTCGGAGGCCTTTAGGACCCGGGGGCGCCCGGCTGACAGCCCGACGGCCCAAAATAGAACCCAGGGCCAGGCGCGGGTCATGGACTCGGGGCGAGCCGGACGCCCCGGGGCAACTGAGGCTGCCCCGTCGATACCGCCACCGTTCGCGCACGTCGCCCCCTCGCTCTTCCTCGGGAACGCACGCGCCGCGGCCGCGTCGGAGCTGCTGGCGCGGGCAGGCGTCACCCTGTGCGTCAACGTCTCGCGTCAGCAGCCCGGCCCGCGAGCACCCGGCGTAGCCGAGCTGCGCGTGCCCGTGTTCGACGACCCAGCCGAGGACCTGCTGGCGCACCTGGAACCCACCTGTGCCGCCATAGAGGCCGCGGTGCGCGCCGGCGGCGCCTGCCTCGTCTACTGCAAGAACGGCCGCAGCCGCTCGGCCGCCGTCTGCACCGCCTACCTCATGCGGCATCGCGGCCTCAGCCTGGCTCAGGCCTTCCAGGTGGGCGGGCCTTCCGGGCCGGAGGGGCGGGCCTTCCGGGCGGGGTGCATGCGTGGGGGCAGGCGACCCCGAAGGGGCGGGGCTCTAGGCAGGGGCGGGGCACACCCCTGGGGCAGGCCCGCGGGCGTCGGGGGCATTTGGGGACTTTGCAGGGAGCGCTGCGCAGCGATGAGCTTAATCCCGTCGTTTGCAGACCGTGAAGAGCGCCCGCCCCGTGGCCGAGCCCAACCCTGGTTTCTGGTCTCAGCTTCAGAAATATGAGGAGGCCCTGCGGTCGCGGTCCCGGTCCCGCCTGCCCGGGGAGCCCTCGGGTCTGTGAGCCCTGGTTGGTCAGCCCAGCCCCAAAGCGGGCGCTGGGAGTTTCCTGGGAAGAGGCAGTTCCTGCACTGACGGGAGGTGGCCTTTCCTCACGAAGTTTTCATTTTCCGCATCTTCCTGAAATGCCGCTCATTTGACCGCGagtgggggcggagggggggcgTTGTCCACTGAGGAGACTGGGCACTGTCCCTCCCAGGTCAGCCTCAGTTTATCAGGCAGGGCTTGGTCAGGAAAGTGAAAACCACTTAAATTGCAGGCAGAAAGCCAGTACAGGGAGGTCGAGGCAGGGCAGCCCAGGTCAGCAGCTGGGGGAGTTCCGGAGTCACAGAGACCCAGCACCGAttctggctgccggccactctgATGTGGGACACTCTGCGAGGACACGCGGGGCTGCGGGCAAAGTCGTGCGCCTGCCACCTGCTTGAGCCATAGTGGCTGTTCCCCCACCTCACACGGGTCCTGCCTCAGAACCCAGCATGGGATCTGCCTGGAAAGCGCCCATGATTTCCAGACTTGTAGCTTCTGGGACATGTGGGCAACGGTGTGAGGCTGTGTGGCAGACCTGCCAGCGTGGTGGCCTTGGGCTCTCAGCGTCCATGCCCACCTCCGCTTATTTACCTCCCAGCTTCAGCAGCAGCACAGCCACCTGCATGCCAGCAAGGCACGGCCGCCCATGCGTCTGAGTTGTTCACTTCTGGCTCACATGCACCTCACCTGGGCATCCGACAGCCTAGACTAGAGCAGAAACTTCATCACCATCAACACTTAAATGAGAGAGTGGGGGGGAAACCGGGCAACGCGGGCGAACTTCAGATAATATAGCTCCTgcttaatatatacaaatacagcACGTGATAATGAATGAAATACCGTAGCTGGTGTCTCATTTCCCTTTGCCTCTCCTTCCATGTCCCCTCACACCTTCGCCCTGCAGGGCCTTGAGTGGCGGTGCCTGCATTCGTGCTCTGCCCTCTGTGTCCCCTCCCACACAACCCAAGAGGCATCAGGAGTGTCCTGAGCCCCAGCATGTCCCTCCAAGCCCCACAGAGCAGCAGCAAACCCCACTGTCCCTTGAAAGTCAGGATCAGTCAGTCACTCCAACCTGCAGAGTAACCCCTGCTCTGCCCAATGCCTCTGGTCTGAGGTGGCGCCAGCCTCGCCAGCAGGGGACATGGTGTGTCACCCGATGGAAGCCTCCCTCCGGGAATGAAGACCTCTGACCCAGCTGAGCCTAAAGTTGTGGGGACAGGAAGCTCACACTTTGTGAGGCACTGGGGTGGTTGTTAAAAGGGTCTCCTCCTCTCCAACCCCCTTGCTCCTGCACCTGAGTTTTTGGCTGTGACAGGAACAATGCCATCCATTGGTCCCTGGCTCAGAGCATACACTATAGCCAGCCCTGCTCGATCCACCAGTCAGCAGCCAACCCTGTGACCCACAGCCCGTCATAACCCGACTTCTTCCACCTTCAGCTGCTGCTTACTGCTCCCGACCCCTCAGAGCTCGTCACCTTCTCATCAACCCCACGGGGACCTACTGCCGTTGGCTCCACCTGCAACCTTGGGAGCTGAGCAGTCTGCCCAGCTGGGAGGTCAGGAGCCAGGACCTGAGCCATGGTGGTTACCTGTGTGCTGCAGCCCACCCTGCTCGCAGCACCTTTGAcggcacccacacacacacacaacctgctGACCTGGCCCTGGGTGACAAGAGTGCAAAGGTGACAGAGCCCAGGGTAGGTTGAGGGACATCTGTGGGTCACAACCAGCTCTGTTCTGAGAAGCATCCAACTGCAGCTCCCACCAGGGACCCAGTTATCCTAGGACCCCTGTCCAAGGGCCAACACTGCCCCAGCCTGAACGCcacttcctcctggaagcccttGCCTCCATACCTGCCTCCTAACCGGTGAGGCCAGGGACCCACTCCCCTCCCTGGCATCAGCCACCAGAATGGGGGTGCCTGGTGCATGTGCATTAGGGGAAGGCTGGGGCATCGGCTACTTCAGCCCACCCAAGTCAGCCAGGATTTGATCACCAAAAGGCTGGAGTATGAAAATTCCTGTGCGGGAAACCCCGGCCTCGGGCAGACCCAACTCCACTTCCCCCGCCCAGACCTTTGTCAGCAGGCAGGGGCAGGTGGGCGTGGAGACAGCCACTGTGGGCTTCACAGTTCACCAGGTGCTTTGGTGGCTGGCATTAATACTTACAAACAGGTCTGTTTGCTCCTTCAAGCCTGTATTGTGTAGGCTCCTTATATAAATGTGGGGTCAGAGGCACCCACTGAGGGGAGGTGGTAACAGCCCCTCTGGACTGGCAAGGCTGCCCCACCACTCCTGTGTGAAGAACTGGCAACGCGGCAGGGAGATGCCCAGGGCCCTCCAGGGGAGGAGGGTGAGacccagcaccccccccccccccgcccaagTTCAAGGGACCAGGAGGGCAAGAAGCCCCTGATGTGAACTTGCCCTCAGGGTTCGGTGGCTGCTGGATCTGCCCGAGGGTGCTTAGGGCGGGCTAGTGTGGGCGCCTGCGTGGGGTCCTCATGTTCTGCCAGGCCTGGGTGTGGAGCTGGCAGAGGCTGGTCAACCAGGAGTGCCATCGAAAACAGTGCGCTCGTACCGAGGGACCACACCACCTGGGCAGGCGCTGGGCCACTGAACAGACCCCAGGCCTCTCCCTACTGAGTCTCTGGCTGAGGACTGACCGCTCCTCTGGATGACTGCAGGAACCCTGGGCTCCTGCTGAGTTTGGGGTTGGGGCCCCAACAGGGAGGCCGCATCCACCCCAGCTAAGATGGCACCTGGGGACCGGCCTCAGCGCACGTGCTCCACATCAGTGAACACACATCCTCCCTCTGAGCCATCCTTCCCACCCCCAGGGAGAAAGGCAAGCATGATCACAGGgttacagatggggacactgagtcCCAAAGGATTCAGCACTACTCAGGGGTGACGCCGAGGTCCAGCGCAGTGTGAGTCCAGCCCCCACTTGGCCACATGGCAATCGAGCAGGAGACAGGCATGTGGGGTCCTGGATTCTCCCCCAGGCCCTGAGTTCATAGGCCATGCCTACAGAAACATCCTGGTGGCCCCTCTCATTCCATGGCTTCAGGGTCCACCTGACGCTCACTCATTGGGCATCTTCCCTGGTCTGCAGCTAAGCCTGTGGGTCCAGGTCCCTGGACAGGACTGGCAGGTGGGATAGGAGCAGGCAGGCCAGGTCCCGGTTACTACCCCAGCACTCACCTCCGTAACACCCCGGCCCCCAGGGCCCTGCCAGCCCTTGCAgcgctgtccaacagaactttctccCATGGTGGGAGGTCCGCTGTCCAACATGGCTGCCGCTAGCCACACACTCCACTCCAAACACACTGATACTCTGAAACAGGCtgctgcaactgaggaactgaactCATTCTATACCACTTAGATCTAAATAGCCATACACGGCTAGTGGCCACCTGCTCCGACAGCACAGCCTTCAGGCTGCTGGGCTCCACCTAGCCCCACATGGCCCACAACACCGACCATTGGTTTCACTCGGCCGTGGCTTGGGGGAATATGAGAATCATTCCCTCCGCCACCAAAGAACGAATAACACTGACTTCCAGACGCTACACTTGCCGGCTTCACGGAGGCAGCCACTGCCCCAGGAGCCTGGCCCTCAGCGTCGCTGAGGGAGCGGCGATCGGCCTCGCGGGATCTCCAAGGAGCAGGCCAGGTGGGAAGCGCGCAGGGCGGGGAGGCCGTGCGGCCGCCTGTCGCAACAAGGCTCCCGTGCGCCCCGGTCCCCGCGCACAACGCCCCCCGGCCCTCACCTCGCCTCGGGTTCCCGAGCACAGCGCTCGCGGCTCGCTGTCCTCACCAATCCCAAACCCCGTGCACAGTGCCCGGGCGACCTGCTCCCCATCCCGCCCCGCGCAAGCGCTCCGGCCACCTGTGCACAGCAACCCCAGCCCCGCGCACAGAGTTCCCGGCTCCTAGTCCCCTGAGCACACTGTCCCGGACTCCCAGTGTCCCC encodes the following:
- the DUSP28 gene encoding dual specificity phosphatase 28 translates to MDSGRAGRPGATEAAPSIPPPFAHVAPSLFLGNARAAAASELLARAGVTLCVNVSRQQPGPRAPGVAELRVPVFDDPAEDLLAHLEPTCAAIEAAVRAGGACLVYCKNGRSRSAAVCTAYLMRHRGLSLAQAFQTVKSARPVAEPNPGFWSQLQKYEEALRSRSRSRLPGEPSGL